One segment of Panicum virgatum strain AP13 chromosome 1K, P.virgatum_v5, whole genome shotgun sequence DNA contains the following:
- the LOC120713656 gene encoding probable protein phosphatase 2C 25, with protein MWSWLTKIAACLAPVRRHARTRKDEDGSDNGRGGVTDDLLWSRDIGRHAAGEFSFAVAQANETLEDHSQVETGAAATFVGVYDGHGGAEASRFISDHLFAHLIRLAQENGTISEDVVRSAFSATEDGFLTLVRRTRFIKPLIAAVGSCCLVGVIWRGTLYVANLGDSRAVVGSLGRSNKIVAEPLTIDHNASVEEVRQELISRHPDDSQIVVLKHGVWRIKGIIQVSRTIGDAYLKRREFALDPSITRFRLSEPLRRPVLTAEPSICTRALHPQDKFVIFATDGLWEHLTNQQAVEIVYNNPRRGIAKRLVRAALKQAAQKREMRYDDLKKVEKGVRRFFHDDITVVVVYIDHGLLQHRDASVPELSVRGFADSVGPSRFSDVTAIS; from the exons ATGTGGTCGTGGCTGACGAAGATTGCCGCGTGCTTGGCCCCGGTCCGGAGGCACGCGCGTACGAGGAAGGATGAGGACGGCAGCGAcaatggccgcggcggcgtcaccGACGACCTGCTCTGGTCGCGGGACATTGGGCGCCACGCGGCGGGTGAGTTCTCGTTCGCCGTCGCGCAGGCCAACGAGACGTTGGAGGACCATAGCCAGGTGGAGACAGGCGCTGCCGCGACCTTCGTCGGTGTCTAcgacggccacggcggcgccgaggcctcCCGCTTTATATCTGACCACCTCTTCGCACACCTTATCC GACTTGCTCAAGAAAATGGAACAATATCTGAGGACGTTGTTCGGAGTGCATTTTCTGCTACTGAGGATGGTTTCTTGACACTTGTGCGGAGAACACGTTTCATAAAGCCTTTGATTGCAGCAGTTGGATCCTGCTGTCTCGTTGGTGTTATATGGAGAGGGACGCTGTATGTGGCTAATCTAGGTGATTCCAGGGCTGTAGTTGGCAGTTTAGGTAGATCAAACAAGATTGTTGCTGAGCCACTCACAATAGATCATAATGCAAGTGTGGAGGAAGTGAGGCAGGAACTTATTTCACGTCATCCAGATGATTCTCAGATTGTTGTTCTCAAGCATGGTGTTTGGCGCATTAAGGGCATAATACAG GTTTCAAGGACAATTGGGGATGCTTATTTGAAGAGGCGGGAATTTGCTCTTGATCCCTCCATTACTCGTTTCCGCCTTTCTGAGCCTCTCCGCCGGCCTGTTCTTACAGCAGAGCCTTCTATATGTACAAGAGCGCTTCATCCACAagataaatttgttatttttgcaACTGATGGTCTATGGGAGCACCTGACAAATCAGCAAGCCGTTGAAATTGTCTACAACAATCCACGAAGA GGAATTGCAAAGAGACTAGTAAGAGCAGCATTGAAACAAGCTGCGCAGAAGAGGGAAATGAGATATGACGATCTGAAGAAAGTTGAAAAGGGAGTGCGCCGCTTCTTCCATGATGACATTACAGTAGTTGTTGTCTACATTGATCATGGATTACTGCAACATAGGGATGCTTCTGTGCCAGAACTCTCAGTCCGTGGGTTTGCGGATTCAGTTGGCCCCTCGAGGTTTTCAGATGTAACTGCCATATCCTGA